The Acidovorax sp. RAC01 genomic sequence GGTGGCGCGATGGCGGGCAGGCCCGCTGCGCGCACGTTGAACAGGAGGTTTCGCTTGAATGACTTTGTTGCCGGCATTGCCCGGTTGCTGATGTGGCTCATCGCCGCGGCTGTCGGCCTGGTGCTGTTTGCGAGCCTTCTGCTGGCCACGCTGGTGCTGGCTGCGGCCTGGGGCCTACGGGCGGGATGGGCGCGCCTCACAGGTCGTCCGGTCAACCCGTGGGTGATGCGCATGGACCCGCGCACCGGGTTTGGAACGGTGTTCCGCTCTGCGCGCTGGTCGGCTGACGCCCAGTCTGCCCGGTCCGCCCCGGTAACGCCGGATGACGCGGGTGCCACCGCCTCGCCCTCGCGCCGCGGCGGCGTGTTGCCAGGCGTGCAAGAGGTAACGGACGTCGAGCCGCGACAGGTTCGGTAGCGCGCTTCGCAGACTCCCTACAGACCGCCCGGCTTCACAGCCTGCTGGCGGTCTTTTTGATTCGCCCTGTTGCGCCCTGCGTGTTCCGGGGCCTCTTCTATGATGCAGCCATGACACCCGCCGACATCCATTCCCATTTCGAGCTCCAGCGCCAGGCCAGCCGCGACCACGTCGATGTGCCCCTGCTGGTGCGCCGCGAGCGGCTGCTGCGCCTGCGCAAGCTGCTGGATGAAAACGGCCCGGTGCTGGCCGCGGCCGTGCAGGCCGACTTCGGCATGCGCTCCCCCCGCCTGACCGAGGTGGCCGATTTCCTGGTGCTGCGCACGCTGCTGTCGCACACGCTCAAGCACCTGGCCAGCTGGACGAAGCCGCAAAAGGTGCGCACCCCGCTGCACCTGCAGCCCGCGCAGGGCTACATCCACCGCCAGCCGCTGGGCGTGGTGGGCGTGATCTCGCCATGGAACTACCCGGTGCAGCTGGCGCTGGCACCCGCCATCACGGCGTTGGCCGCGGGCAACCGGGTGATGCTCAAGCCCAGCGAACTCACGCCCCACACATCCGCGCAGCTGGCCCGGCTGGTGGCCCAGTTCTTCACGCCCGACGAGTTCTGCGTGGTGCAGGGCGATGCCAACCTGTCGGCGCTGTTTGCATCGCTGCCGTTCGACCACCTGGTGTTCACCGGCTCCACCGCCGTGGGCCGCAAGGTGGCGCAGGCGGCTGCGCAGCACCTCACACCCACCACGCTGGAGCTGGGCGGCAAGTCGCCCTGCATCATCGACGGCCACTGCGACATGCAGGACGCGGCCCTCAAGATCGCCCACGGCAAGCTGCTCAACGCCGGGCAGACATGCATTGCGCCCGACTACGTGCTGCTGCCGCGCGGGCGCGAGGCCGAGTTTGCGCAGGCCTACCGGGCAGCGGTGGCGCGGCTGTTTCCCACCATCGAGGGCAATGGCGACTACGCCTCCATCATCACGCCGCGCCACCACGCGCGGCTGCGCACCATGCTGCAGCAGGCGCAAACGCAGGGCGCCGAGGTGCAGGTGATCGACCCCGCCGAGGGCAAGCCGCCCGTGCACACCCAGGGCACGCTGGGCGACGGTGCCAGCCGCCAGATGCTGCCGGTGCTGGTGTTTGGCGCCACGTCGGGCATGCAGCTCATGCAGGAAGAAATCTTCGGGCCGGTGCTGCCCGTCATTGCGTACGAGAAGCTGGACGACGCCATCGCCCACATCAACGCCGGGCCTCGCCCGCTGGCGTTGTACTGGTTCGGTCAGAGCGAGGCGGTGCGCGACGACGTGCTGCGCCGCACCGTGAGCGGCGGCGTGACGGTGAACGACACCCTGATGCACATCGCGCACGACAACCTGCCGTTTGGCGGCGTGGGCGACAGCGGCTGGGGCGCATACCACGGCGAGCAGGGCTTCCTGCGCTTTTGCCACCAGAAGTCGGTGCTGGTGCAGTCGCGCTGGTCGATGGGTTCGCTGTTCTACCCGCCGTACGGCGCGCGCTTTGACCAGCTCATGGGGATGCTGCGCCGCTGGCTCTAGCGGGGGCGTTGTCGTGCCTTGGGTTCAGTCGGCGGCCTCTGCGCGGTGTCCGCTGTACCTGGCAGTTTGATGGGCCTGTGACTGCGCCTGCGGGAGCGGGCCTTCTGCATGGCAACCGCATGTCCAGCCGATTGCGATGGCAGGCTGGCTTCCGATGGCATGCGGGCACTGCTGCACGGCTCGGTTCCCGGATTCGCCCCATCTCCGCGATGGTCTGCGGCCACGCGCATGCCCGGCAGAAGGGGCAAAAACCGTTTGCGGCGACAATGCCGGTCCTTTCGTTTTTTCATTCCCCGTTTTCGTTCGGTTTTCCCATGTCCAGTATCCAGGTTCGTCCCGCTACGCTTCGCGATGCCAAAGCCATCGCCCAGATCCACACCG encodes the following:
- a CDS encoding coniferyl aldehyde dehydrogenase, which encodes MTPADIHSHFELQRQASRDHVDVPLLVRRERLLRLRKLLDENGPVLAAAVQADFGMRSPRLTEVADFLVLRTLLSHTLKHLASWTKPQKVRTPLHLQPAQGYIHRQPLGVVGVISPWNYPVQLALAPAITALAAGNRVMLKPSELTPHTSAQLARLVAQFFTPDEFCVVQGDANLSALFASLPFDHLVFTGSTAVGRKVAQAAAQHLTPTTLELGGKSPCIIDGHCDMQDAALKIAHGKLLNAGQTCIAPDYVLLPRGREAEFAQAYRAAVARLFPTIEGNGDYASIITPRHHARLRTMLQQAQTQGAEVQVIDPAEGKPPVHTQGTLGDGASRQMLPVLVFGATSGMQLMQEEIFGPVLPVIAYEKLDDAIAHINAGPRPLALYWFGQSEAVRDDVLRRTVSGGVTVNDTLMHIAHDNLPFGGVGDSGWGAYHGEQGFLRFCHQKSVLVQSRWSMGSLFYPPYGARFDQLMGMLRRWL